A genomic region of Oryza glaberrima chromosome 1, OglaRS2, whole genome shotgun sequence contains the following coding sequences:
- the LOC127760385 gene encoding uncharacterized protein LOC127760385 has protein sequence MGNSLALRCVSGGGAARRPLVIGPDGRPVCVEEAATGAAELMIEAPGHVVARAADAAKERRVRAMAADEPLRAGEVYLLVPAIRAGARLGDREVEAIGRLIVSGGGRKKGRSKQPGGKRIFPEVVVDMSAAEEDEMGTQVQAQAQAHCHRSTQWRPALDTIYEA, from the coding sequence ATGGGCAACTCGCTGGCGTTGCGGTGCGtctctggcggcggcgccgcgaggAGGCCTCTGGTGATCGGGCCGGATGGGCGTCCGGTGTgcgtggaggaggcggccaCCGGAGCGGCCGAGCTGATGATCGAGGCGCCCGGGCACGTGGTCGCGCGCGCCGCGGACGCGGCGAAGGAGCGGCGGGTGCGGGCGATGGCGGCCGACGAGCCGCTCCGCGCCGGCGAGGTGTACCTCCTCGTCCCCGCGATCCGGGCCGGCGCGAGGCTCGGTGACCGGGAGGTGGAGGCCATCGGCCGCCTcatcgtctccggcggcggccgcaagaAAGGGCGGAGCAAGCAGCCCGGCGGCAAGAGGATCTTCCCGGAGGTCGTAGTGGACATGAGCGccgcggaggaagacgagatGGGTACCCAGGTCCAGgcccaggcccaggcccattgtCATCGGTCCACACAGTGGAGGCCCGCCCTTGATACCATCTATGAGGCGTGA
- the LOC127757608 gene encoding probable hexosyltransferase MUCI70 — MSGVASLGLRSSGSYGSLQQSNGQSPAPAPSPPLAARKAGKMSFGGAGAGGRGLLFARICKLTSRRRRMLLLLLVAAAVLFCFLFSSLVSKDEDAPPGIETMLGISDQVRSFVNPVWTSSGRPITQGDSLNGNGLNTASQTEKQSDSDSSHKKLQGLSWSFPPSIVLEHHPCENFSFSPPPIDRKRTGPRPCPVCYVPVEQALALMPGAPSASPVLQSLNYLSGDNLISKESNHGSLFGGYPSLEERDKSYDIKDSMTVHCGFARGKIPGVNTGFDIDRADLSEMWQCQGIVVASAIFGNYDIMQQPKNISVFSKDTVCFFMFLDEETEAAIKNTTTIDNSKRIGLWRVVVVRNLPYSDARRNGKVPKLLLHRLFPNVRYSIWIDGKLKLVRDPYQLLERFLWRKNVSFAISRHYRRFDVFEEAEANKVGGKYDNASIDYQIEFYKREGLTHYSSAKLPITSDVPEGCVIIREHIPITNLFTCLWFNEVDRFTSRDQLSFSTVRDKIRKRVNWTADMFLDCERRDFVVQAYHRELWEQILRSPPPPQPRLVRQQPRKMLPDNTAKEPGKASGSKRVSAKRTRDKKSGSKRAHRSKVTGGKEFIQL, encoded by the exons atgagcGGCGTCGCGTCGCTGGGGCTCAGGTCGTCCGGGAGCTATGGATCCTTGCAGCAGTCCAACGGccagtcgccggcgccggcgccgtctccgccgctcgccgcgagGAAGGCCGGGAAGATGTCCTTCGGAGGGGCGGGCGCTGGAGGCCGAGGCCTCCTCTTCGCCCGGATCTGCAAGctcaccagccgccgccggcggatgctcctcctcctcctcgtcgccgctgccgtgctCTTCTGCTTCCTCTTCTCATCACTCGTCAGTAAAG ATGAAGATGCACCACCTGGTATTGAAACCATGCTTGGAATTTCTGATCAAGTCCGGAGCTTTGTGAATCCTGTTTGGACATCTTCGGGTAGACCAATAACCCAGGGAGATTCTTTGAATGGGAATGGTTTGAATACAGCATCACAGACAGAAAAACAGTCTGACTCTGACAGTAGTCATAAAAAACTTCAGGGTCTCTCATGGAGCTTCCCGCCATCTATTGTACTGGAGCACCACCCTTGTGAAAATTTCTCATTTTCTCCTCCACCTATTGACAGGAAACGCACTGGACCACGGC CATGTCCTGTTTGTTATGTGCCTGTTGAGCAGGCCCTGGCATTGATGCCAGGTGCACCATCAGCATCACCAGTCCTTCAAAGCTTAAATTATTTGTCTGGTGATAATTTGATTTCAAAAGAGTCAAACCACGGTTCTTTGTTTGGAGGTTATCCATCATTGGAAGAGCGAGACAAGTCTTATGACATAAAAGACTCAATGACGGTTCATTGTGG ATTTGCGAGAGGGAAGATACCCGGTGTCAATACTGGGTTCGATATAGATAGAGCTGATCTTTCTGAGATGTGGCAGTGCCAGGGGATAGTTGTTGCTTCTGCtatttttg GAAATTATGATATAATGCAACAACCAAAAAACATCAGTGTTTTTTCAAAGGATACAGTTTGCTTCTTCATGTTTCTGGATGAAGAAACAGAAGCAGCAATAAAGAACACTACAACAATTGATAATTCTAAAAGAATTGGGCTATGGCGGGTGGTTGTTGTCCGCAATCTTCCATATTCAGATGCAAGGCGCAATGGAAAG GTTCCAAAATTGCTACTTCATCGTCTATTTCCTAATGTGCGGTATTCAATTTGGATTGATGGGAAACTTAAACTAGTGAGGGATCCTTATCAGCTATTAGAGAG ATTCTTGTGGAGAAAGAATGTTAGCTTCGCTATTTCCAGGCATTACAGACGCTTTGATGTCTTTGAGGAAGCAGAGGCCAACAAGGTTGGTGGAAAGTATGACAATGCTTCAATCGATTACCAAATAGAATTCTACAAGAGAGAGGGTTTAACCCATTATTCTTCAGCTAAGCTTCCTATCACGAGTG ACGTCCCTGAGGGCTGTGTAATTATACGGGAGCACATCCCTATCACCAACCTCTTCACGTGCCTTTGGTTTAATGAAGTTGATCGCTTCACCTCCAGAGATCAGCTGAGCTTTAGCACAGTGAGAGATAAAATAAGGAAACGAGTTAACTGGACTGCAGATATGTTCCTGGATTGCGAAAGGCGTGACTTCGTTGTCCAG GCATATCACAGAGAACTATGGGAACAAATACTACGAAGTCCGCCTCCACCCCAGCCTCGTTTGGTGCGCCAGCAACCCAGAAAGATGCTTCCGGATAATACAGCAAAGGAACCTGGAAAAGCCTCCGGGTCCAAGAGGGTATCAGCGAAGCGGACACGGGATAAGAAATCAGGCTCGAAACGAGCTCATAGAAGTAAGGTCACTGGTGGGAAGGAATTCATCCAACTGTAA
- the LOC127764359 gene encoding uncharacterized protein LOC127764359: protein MASFGEDNRAATQREEGSSQNKYGGISPKKPLINKDHERAYFDSADWALGKQGASNSTKGTTEPLKPKLQRTAYPQLPPRRPACTSGATE from the exons ATGGCAAGCTTCGGCGAAGACAACAGAGCAGCGACACAGAGGGAGGAG GGATCGTCCCAGAACAAATATGGAGGAATTTCTCCAAAGAAACCTCTCATTAATAAG GACCATGAGCGTGCCTATTTCGATTCCGCCGATTGGGCACTTGGCAAG CAAGGCGCAAGCAACAGCACAAAAGGCACAACCGAGCCCCTGAAACCCAAGTTGCAG CGCACGGCATATCCCCAGCTTCCTCCACGAAGGCCTGCGTGCACGTCAGGCGCGACGGAATAG